In Desulfatiglans sp., the sequence CCGATCCTGTGCGCCAGCTCTATCTGGTTAGGTTCAGGGTCCACAAAAAAACTCACCCTGATGCCTTTATTCTTTAAACTATCCACCACTTTCCTGTATTGATCAGGTTTTGCAATTACATCAAGGCCACCTTCAGTAGTAAGCTCCGCCCTTTTTTCAGGCACAAGCGTAACCAGATCGGGTTTTATCTCAAGGGCAATCTTAACCATTTCATCAACGGCTGCCATCTCCATATTGAGCCGGGTCTTCACTGTCTCCTTCAAGAGCCTCAGGTCCCTGTCATTAATGTGCCTTCTGTCTTCCCTCAGATGGCATATAATACATTCTGCACCTGCCAATTCTGCAAGCCCTGCTGCAAAAACCGGGTCAGGGTAGTCTATACCCCTCGCCTCTCTTATGGTTGCAACATGATCAACATTAACTGCAAGTTTTGCCATTCCTAGTCCTCCATAATAACTGCAAGGAGCCTCTTTTCCTCCCTCTGCATCCTTTTTTCCTCTTTCTCTGATATCTCGTGGTCATACCCCATAAGGTGCAGGAGCCCGTGCACAAGAAGCTCACACGCCCTGTGCCTCAAGGTAATTCCCATTTCAAGGGCCTCTCTCTTTGCAGTCTCAGCAGATATCACTATGTCTCCCAGCATGAGGGTA encodes:
- a CDS encoding pyridoxine 5'-phosphate synthase, whose product is MAKLAVNVDHVATIREARGIDYPDPVFAAGLAELAGAECIICHLREDRRHINDRDLRLLKETVKTRLNMEMAAVDEMVKIALEIKPDLVTLVPEKRAELTTEGGLDVIAKPDQYRKVVDSLKNKGIRVSFFVDPEPNQIELAHRIGGDIIEIHTGQYSEAGNELKAEERFKRIVKAVETAHSLDLGISAGHGLNYTNIKRFSVLPQIEEYSIGHVIVSKAIYVGFEKAVREMVELVKDF